In Streptomyces sp. NBC_01426, one genomic interval encodes:
- a CDS encoding carbohydrate ABC transporter permease produces MSQVAQSRGRLGFITGFLVLPLALYLTFVIWPYIQTFGYSFTDWSGQSPTFRFVGVENYTALMKDEVFRGALWHNLLLLVFVPTITILLSLFFAFMLNAGGRGGAGGVKGVRGSAFYKVVYFFPQVLSLAILAVLFGAVYRSDEGGLLNGFLTKIGIVDAAHPVEWLNEPDLVLWCLLMVVVWHGVGFYLVLFSAAMQSVPKDIYEAALLDGAGRAQTFFKVTLPLLWDSVQTSAVYLGIAAMDMFVLVSTMTSGQFGGGPDHHSEVMATVLMRNFLYFGKSGYACAMGVVMLILTMILSLITLRATRRERIEF; encoded by the coding sequence ATGAGCCAAGTAGCCCAGAGCAGAGGAAGGCTCGGTTTCATCACCGGCTTCCTCGTCCTGCCTCTCGCGCTGTATCTGACCTTTGTCATCTGGCCGTACATCCAGACGTTCGGCTACTCCTTCACCGACTGGTCGGGCCAGTCGCCGACGTTCCGGTTCGTCGGCGTCGAGAACTACACGGCCCTGATGAAGGACGAGGTCTTCCGAGGCGCCCTGTGGCACAACCTGCTGCTCCTGGTGTTCGTCCCGACGATCACCATCCTGCTGTCCCTGTTCTTCGCCTTCATGCTGAACGCGGGCGGCCGCGGCGGGGCCGGCGGCGTCAAGGGCGTACGCGGGTCGGCCTTCTACAAGGTGGTCTACTTCTTCCCGCAGGTCCTCTCCCTCGCCATCCTCGCGGTGCTCTTCGGCGCCGTGTACCGAAGCGACGAGGGCGGCCTCCTCAACGGCTTCCTCACCAAGATCGGCATCGTCGACGCGGCCCACCCCGTCGAGTGGCTCAACGAACCCGACCTGGTGCTCTGGTGCCTGCTGATGGTGGTCGTCTGGCACGGCGTCGGCTTCTACCTGGTGCTCTTCTCCGCGGCCATGCAGTCCGTGCCGAAGGACATCTACGAGGCCGCGCTGCTCGACGGCGCGGGACGCGCCCAGACCTTCTTCAAGGTCACCCTGCCCCTGCTGTGGGACTCTGTGCAGACCTCCGCGGTCTACCTGGGCATCGCCGCCATGGACATGTTCGTCCTCGTGTCGACCATGACCTCGGGCCAGTTCGGCGGCGGACCCGACCATCACAGCGAGGTCATGGCCACGGTGCTGATGCGCAACTTCCTCTACTTCGGCAAGAGCGGATACGCCTGCGCCATGGGCGTGGTCATGCTGATCCTGACCATGATCCTTTCTCTCATCACGCTGCGCGCCACCCGCCGCGAGCGCATCGAGTTCTGA
- the ngcE gene encoding N-acetylglucosamine/diacetylchitobiose ABC transporter substrate-binding protein — protein sequence MGSTSAHGENSTGDGLGRRDLIKRSAALGLIAVPTMSFLSACASGGEEAPEGGAPKGAVTKENPFGVAKGSKMDVVVFKGGFGDDYAKAWEAAFDKKWGTTSTHLGTQEITAKLQPRFNGGNPPDVVDDSGAQQIKIDVLAKGGQLADLTQVLDSPSLDDPSKKVRDVLIAGTVEQGTQGGKFVALNYVYTVFGLWYSGKLFKEKGWSEPKTWDEFLAVCTKAKEAGIGGLAHQGKFPYYINVVIMDLIAKKGGLDAMKAIDNLEPNAFEGNPAALAAVEAVYEVVEKGLLMPGTNGLTHTESQTAWNQYKAAFIPSGSWLENEQLKQTPEDFDMKFLPVPVLADSKLPFEAIRAGAGEPFIVPEKAANKAGGLEFLRSMLSREWSTLFAQQANSLTVVKDGVDPNVKLRPGTQSAVGALKGAGTNTFNYLYPDWYSEMDAEIQNASNELMAKRIQPKEWIKRAQAAVDKAAKTPNAKNNKRS from the coding sequence ATGGGATCCACCTCCGCCCACGGCGAGAACAGCACCGGTGACGGCCTCGGCCGCCGGGACCTGATCAAGCGCTCCGCGGCACTCGGCCTGATCGCCGTACCGACGATGAGCTTCCTGTCCGCCTGCGCCTCCGGCGGTGAGGAGGCTCCCGAGGGCGGCGCTCCCAAGGGCGCGGTCACCAAGGAGAACCCCTTCGGCGTGGCCAAGGGCAGCAAGATGGACGTCGTCGTCTTCAAGGGCGGATTCGGTGACGACTACGCGAAGGCCTGGGAAGCGGCCTTCGACAAGAAGTGGGGCACCACCAGCACCCACCTCGGCACCCAGGAGATCACCGCCAAGCTCCAGCCGCGCTTCAACGGCGGCAACCCGCCGGACGTCGTCGACGACTCCGGCGCCCAGCAGATCAAGATCGACGTCCTCGCCAAGGGCGGTCAGCTCGCCGACCTCACCCAGGTGCTCGACTCGCCCTCGCTCGACGACCCGAGCAAGAAGGTGCGCGACGTCCTCATCGCCGGCACCGTCGAACAGGGCACCCAGGGCGGCAAGTTCGTCGCCCTCAACTACGTCTACACCGTGTTCGGCCTCTGGTACTCCGGCAAGCTCTTCAAGGAGAAGGGCTGGAGCGAGCCCAAGACCTGGGACGAGTTCCTCGCGGTCTGCACCAAGGCCAAGGAGGCCGGTATCGGCGGCCTCGCCCACCAGGGCAAGTTCCCGTACTACATCAACGTCGTCATCATGGACCTGATCGCCAAGAAGGGCGGCCTGGACGCCATGAAGGCGATCGACAACCTCGAACCGAACGCCTTCGAGGGCAACCCGGCCGCCCTCGCCGCGGTCGAGGCGGTGTACGAGGTGGTGGAGAAGGGCCTCCTGATGCCGGGCACCAACGGCCTCACCCACACGGAGTCCCAGACGGCCTGGAACCAGTACAAGGCCGCCTTCATCCCCTCCGGCTCCTGGCTGGAGAACGAGCAGCTCAAGCAGACCCCCGAGGACTTCGACATGAAGTTCCTCCCGGTCCCGGTGCTCGCGGACAGCAAGCTGCCCTTCGAGGCGATCCGCGCCGGCGCCGGCGAGCCGTTCATCGTCCCGGAGAAGGCCGCGAACAAGGCCGGCGGCCTGGAGTTCCTCCGCTCGATGCTGTCCCGCGAGTGGTCCACCCTCTTCGCCCAGCAGGCCAACTCCCTCACCGTCGTCAAGGACGGCGTGGACCCGAACGTGAAGCTGCGCCCGGGCACCCAGTCGGCCGTCGGCGCCCTCAAGGGAGCCGGCACCAACACGTTCAACTACCTGTACCCCGACTGGTACAGCGAGATGGACGCCGAGATCCAGAACGCCTCCAACGAGCTGATGGCCAAGCGCATCCAGCCCAAGGAATGGATCAAGCGGGCCCAGGCCGCGGTCGACAAGGCCGCCAAGACCCCGAACGCCAAGAACAACAAGCGCAGCTGA
- the acnA gene encoding aconitate hydratase AcnA translates to MSANSFDARSTLQVGDESYEIFKLDKVEGSARLPYSLKVLLENLLRTEDGANITADHIRSLGNWDSQAQPSEEIQFTPARVIMQDFTGVPCVVDLATMREAVKALGGDPAKINPLSPAEMVIDHSVIADKFGTKEAFAQNVELEYGRNKERYQFLRWGQTAFDDFKVVPPGTGIVHQVNIEHLARTVMVRNGQAYPDTLVGTDSHTTMVNGLGVLGWGVGGIEAEAAMLGQPVSMLIPRVVGFKLTGELPAGTTATDLVLTITEMLRKHGVVGKFVEFYGEGVAATSLANRATIGNMSPEFGSTAAIFPIDDETLKYLRLTGRDAQQVALVEAYAKAQGLWLDPAAEPDFSEKLELDLSTVVPSIAGPKRPQDRIVLANAAEQFAVDVRNYVSDDEEAGKESFPASDAPASSNGVPTKPTPVTLADGTSFEIDHGAVTVAAITSCTNTSNPYVMVAAALVAKKASEKGLTRKPWVKTTLAPGSKVVTDYFDKAGLTPYLDKMGFNLVGYGCTTCIGNSGPLDEEISKAINEADLAVTSVLSGNRNFEGRINPDVKMNYLASPPLVVAYAIAGSMKVDITQDALGTDTDGKPVFLADIWPSEAEVNDVVANAIGEDMFSKSYQDVFAGDAQWQALEIPTGNTFEWDPQSTYVRKPPYFEGMTMETTPVSDIAGARVLAKLGDSVTTDHISPAGAIKADTPAGKYLTEHGVERRDFNSYGSRRGNHEVMIRGTFANIRLRNQIAAGTEGGFTRDFTVDGAPVAFIYDASQNYQAAGIPLVILAGKEYGSGSSRDWAAKGTALLGVKAVIAESYERIHRSNLIGMGVLPLQFPEGATAASLGLTGEETFAFTGVEELNNGTTPRTVKVTTDTGVEFDAVVRIDTPGEADYYRNGGIMQYVLRNLIRG, encoded by the coding sequence GTGTCGGCGAACAGCTTCGACGCCCGCAGCACGCTGCAGGTGGGCGACGAGTCGTACGAGATCTTCAAGCTGGACAAGGTCGAGGGCTCCGCCCGCCTTCCCTACAGCCTGAAGGTCCTGCTGGAGAACCTGCTCCGTACCGAGGACGGCGCGAACATCACCGCCGACCACATCCGGTCGCTCGGCAACTGGGACTCGCAGGCCCAGCCCAGCGAGGAGATCCAGTTCACGCCGGCCCGCGTGATCATGCAGGACTTCACCGGTGTGCCGTGTGTCGTCGACCTCGCCACCATGCGCGAGGCCGTCAAGGCCCTCGGCGGCGACCCGGCGAAGATCAACCCGCTCTCGCCCGCCGAGATGGTCATCGACCACTCGGTCATCGCCGACAAGTTCGGCACGAAGGAAGCCTTCGCGCAGAACGTCGAGCTGGAGTACGGCCGCAACAAGGAGCGCTACCAGTTCCTGCGCTGGGGCCAGACCGCCTTCGACGACTTCAAGGTCGTCCCCCCGGGCACCGGCATCGTCCACCAGGTCAACATCGAGCACCTGGCCCGCACGGTCATGGTTCGCAATGGCCAGGCGTACCCCGACACCCTCGTCGGCACCGACTCGCACACCACCATGGTCAACGGCCTGGGCGTGCTGGGCTGGGGCGTCGGCGGCATCGAGGCCGAGGCCGCGATGCTCGGCCAGCCGGTCTCCATGCTGATCCCGCGCGTGGTCGGCTTCAAGCTGACCGGCGAGCTGCCGGCCGGCACCACCGCCACCGACCTGGTCCTCACGATCACCGAGATGCTGCGCAAGCACGGCGTCGTCGGCAAGTTCGTCGAGTTCTACGGCGAGGGCGTCGCCGCCACCTCGCTCGCCAACCGCGCCACCATCGGCAACATGTCGCCGGAGTTCGGCTCCACCGCCGCGATCTTCCCGATCGACGACGAGACGCTGAAGTACCTGCGCCTGACCGGCCGTGACGCCCAGCAGGTCGCCCTCGTCGAGGCGTACGCCAAGGCCCAGGGCCTGTGGCTGGACCCGGCCGCCGAGCCGGACTTCTCCGAGAAGCTGGAGCTCGACCTCTCCACGGTCGTCCCCTCCATCGCCGGCCCGAAGCGCCCGCAGGACCGCATCGTCCTCGCGAACGCCGCCGAGCAGTTCGCGGTCGACGTGCGCAACTACGTCAGCGACGACGAGGAGGCCGGCAAGGAGTCCTTCCCGGCGTCCGACGCCCCGGCGTCCTCCAACGGTGTGCCCACCAAGCCCACCCCGGTGACCCTGGCCGACGGCACCTCCTTCGAGATCGACCACGGCGCCGTCACGGTCGCCGCGATCACCTCGTGCACCAACACCTCGAACCCCTACGTCATGGTCGCCGCGGCGCTCGTGGCCAAGAAGGCGTCCGAGAAGGGCCTGACCCGCAAGCCGTGGGTCAAGACCACCCTGGCCCCGGGCTCGAAGGTCGTCACCGACTACTTCGACAAGGCCGGCCTGACCCCGTACCTCGACAAGATGGGCTTCAACCTCGTCGGGTACGGCTGCACCACCTGCATCGGCAACTCCGGTCCCCTGGACGAGGAGATCTCGAAGGCGATCAACGAGGCCGACCTCGCGGTCACCTCGGTGCTCTCGGGCAACCGCAACTTCGAGGGTCGCATCAACCCCGACGTCAAGATGAACTACCTGGCCTCCCCGCCGCTGGTCGTCGCGTACGCCATCGCGGGCTCCATGAAGGTGGACATCACCCAGGACGCGCTGGGCACCGACACCGACGGCAAGCCGGTCTTCCTGGCCGACATCTGGCCGTCGGAGGCCGAGGTCAACGACGTCGTGGCGAATGCCATCGGCGAGGACATGTTCAGCAAGTCCTACCAGGACGTCTTCGCGGGCGACGCCCAGTGGCAGGCGCTGGAGATCCCGACCGGCAACACGTTCGAGTGGGACCCCCAGTCCACCTACGTCCGCAAGCCTCCTTACTTCGAGGGCATGACGATGGAGACCACCCCGGTCTCGGACATCGCCGGCGCCCGCGTCCTGGCCAAGCTGGGCGACTCGGTCACCACCGACCACATCTCCCCGGCCGGTGCCATCAAGGCCGACACCCCGGCCGGCAAGTACCTCACGGAGCACGGCGTCGAGCGCCGCGACTTCAACTCGTACGGTTCCCGCCGAGGCAACCACGAGGTCATGATCCGCGGCACGTTCGCGAACATTCGCCTGCGCAACCAGATCGCCGCGGGCACCGAGGGCGGCTTCACCCGCGACTTCACCGTCGACGGGGCGCCGGTCGCCTTCATCTACGACGCCTCGCAGAACTACCAGGCCGCCGGCATCCCGCTGGTCATCCTGGCGGGCAAGGAGTACGGCTCCGGCTCGTCCCGCGACTGGGCGGCCAAGGGCACCGCGCTGCTCGGCGTCAAGGCCGTCATCGCCGAGTCCTACGAGCGCATCCACCGCTCGAACCTGATCGGCATGGGCGTCCTGCCCCTGCAGTTCCCCGAGGGTGCCACGGCCGCCTCGCTGGGCCTCACCGGCGAGGAGACCTTCGCCTTCACCGGTGTGGAGGAGCTGAACAACGGCACCACCCCGCGCACCGTCAAGGTGACCACCGACACCGGTGTGGAGTTCGACGCGGTGGTCCGCATCGACACGCCGGGCGAGGCGGATTACTACCGCAACGGCGGCATCATGCAGTACGTGCTCCGGAACCTCATCCGAGGCTGA
- a CDS encoding LacI family DNA-binding transcriptional regulator: MPGPGPTLADIARAAEVSTATVSHALGGTGRLGEGTRRRVREVAAALGYGTRRGPLTRSLGIAVTTYAGSPWDFAGVAYFSRLLTAATSAAHTRGYALTTLPAARGGDPLWHTLAVDGMLLLDSPAGDPVLRALRARGLPVVFDGRPADPWPGDAWVDNDHVATTREVLDHLAASGARRIALHAGYGREFYTGAVTAAYADWCAERGAPELVVAFDPEDAPGHAFDAAFAARERPDAVYTVYDPGGRQVLAAAARHGLRTPGDLLLVCASEDPAYGEKGLSVTTVTLNPERIAACAVSLLVKLVESGHAESPGQLTVPAGMRVRASSLPPDMY, from the coding sequence GTGCCAGGCCCCGGACCGACCCTCGCCGACATCGCGCGCGCCGCGGAGGTCTCCACCGCGACCGTCTCCCACGCGCTCGGCGGCACCGGCCGGCTCGGCGAGGGCACCCGCCGCCGGGTCCGCGAGGTCGCGGCCGCCCTCGGCTACGGCACCCGGCGCGGGCCGCTCACCCGCAGCCTCGGCATCGCCGTCACCACGTACGCCGGCTCGCCCTGGGACTTCGCCGGGGTCGCCTACTTCTCCCGGCTGCTCACCGCCGCCACCTCGGCCGCGCACACCCGCGGCTACGCCTTGACCACCCTGCCCGCCGCCCGGGGCGGCGATCCCCTCTGGCACACCCTCGCCGTCGACGGGATGCTGCTGCTGGACAGCCCGGCCGGGGACCCGGTGCTCCGGGCCCTGCGGGCGCGCGGGCTGCCGGTGGTCTTCGACGGCCGGCCCGCCGACCCGTGGCCCGGGGACGCGTGGGTGGACAACGACCACGTCGCCACCACCCGCGAGGTTCTGGACCACCTCGCGGCCTCCGGGGCCCGCCGGATCGCCCTGCACGCCGGGTACGGCCGGGAGTTCTACACCGGGGCCGTCACCGCGGCCTACGCCGATTGGTGCGCCGAGCGGGGCGCCCCCGAGCTGGTCGTCGCCTTCGACCCCGAGGACGCGCCGGGCCACGCCTTCGACGCCGCGTTCGCGGCGCGCGAGCGGCCGGACGCGGTCTACACGGTGTACGACCCGGGCGGCAGACAGGTGCTCGCGGCGGCCGCGCGTCACGGCCTGCGGACGCCCGGCGACCTGCTGCTGGTCTGCGCGAGCGAGGATCCGGCGTACGGGGAGAAAGGACTCTCCGTGACCACCGTCACGCTGAATCCCGAGCGGATCGCCGCATGCGCAGTGTCCTTGCTGGTCAAGTTGGTGGAATCCGGGCATGCGGAATCCCCCGGCCAACTGACCGTTCCGGCGGGCATGCGGGTGCGCGCCTCGTCCCTTCCCCCGGACATGTACTAG
- a CDS encoding amidohydrolase: MTSSPLSRRGLLSAVGAAGAAGLLGAGPASATATAAAPTGRRGSAALVFHNARVFTGLPGGRPVEAVAVGRDGRILATGDASVVRRHAGRDTEVVDARGNTVMSGIHDGHTHPLGAGERSLRPSLEGAETTVAELSEILRGFLADTTGPGAEPDGWLVVEDWNPVGLLPVGTAPHHSLLDALPTRRPIALVGGDGHNLWANQRALDIAGITAATPDPVGGRIVKGPDGQPTGVLKDDAQVLVKRHVPEPSRAELVAACAEVLGLAAASGVTTMMDALVGRHELELYRALSAAGRLPQRIVPAIRLEVGHTKDPAAALAYARGLRREFEGVPGLRFGMVKVFLDGVIEHPAQTAALLKPYLDGNGRPTTNRGELYTSAAEYGRLTAAFNSAGWQMHAHGLGDRAVRTALDGYEYALRATGRRDPRNAIAHLQLVDPADLRRFARLGVAACMQLQWAAKDTWTMEALLPYIGPERHRWMYPARSLEKAGARLTGGSDWPVDALQVWNQLRTAIDRQGAHGAGELYRKLEGLGRETVLRMHTSGTAWQLRQEALTGTVEAGRAADLVLLDRDVTRCPVADISGTGVRMTLVGGRVVHDADSSAGRASAARASRARTAPRPASYAAVHGGRHHACGH, encoded by the coding sequence ATGACCTCTTCACCGCTGTCCCGCCGGGGACTCCTCTCCGCCGTGGGGGCCGCCGGCGCCGCGGGCCTGCTCGGGGCCGGCCCGGCCTCGGCCACGGCCACGGCCGCCGCGCCGACCGGCCGGCGCGGCTCGGCGGCCCTGGTGTTCCACAACGCCCGGGTGTTCACCGGACTGCCCGGCGGGCGGCCGGTGGAGGCGGTGGCCGTCGGACGGGACGGCCGGATCCTGGCCACCGGCGACGCTTCGGTGGTGCGGCGGCACGCGGGCCGGGACACCGAGGTCGTCGACGCCCGCGGGAACACCGTGATGAGCGGCATCCACGACGGCCACACCCATCCGCTGGGCGCCGGGGAACGGTCGCTGCGACCCTCGCTGGAGGGCGCCGAGACCACCGTGGCCGAACTCTCCGAGATCCTGCGCGGCTTCCTGGCCGACACCACCGGGCCGGGCGCGGAGCCCGACGGCTGGCTGGTCGTGGAGGACTGGAACCCGGTCGGACTGCTGCCCGTCGGCACCGCCCCGCACCACTCGCTGCTGGACGCCCTGCCCACCCGCCGGCCGATCGCGCTGGTCGGCGGCGACGGGCACAACCTGTGGGCCAACCAGCGGGCCCTGGACATCGCGGGGATCACGGCGGCCACCCCCGACCCGGTGGGCGGCAGGATCGTCAAGGGGCCCGACGGACAGCCGACGGGCGTGCTCAAGGACGACGCCCAGGTGCTGGTGAAGCGGCACGTGCCGGAGCCCTCCCGCGCGGAACTCGTCGCGGCCTGCGCCGAGGTGCTGGGGCTGGCGGCGGCCTCGGGGGTGACGACGATGATGGACGCCCTGGTCGGGCGGCACGAGCTGGAGCTGTACCGGGCCCTGTCCGCGGCGGGGCGGCTGCCGCAGCGCATCGTGCCGGCCATCCGTCTGGAGGTGGGGCACACGAAGGATCCCGCGGCGGCCCTGGCGTACGCGCGCGGGCTGCGCCGGGAGTTCGAGGGCGTGCCGGGCCTGCGGTTCGGGATGGTCAAGGTGTTCCTGGACGGGGTCATCGAGCACCCGGCGCAGACGGCCGCGCTGTTGAAGCCGTACCTGGACGGCAACGGCCGGCCGACGACGAACCGGGGCGAGCTGTACACCTCCGCGGCCGAGTACGGCCGGCTGACCGCGGCCTTCAACTCGGCCGGATGGCAGATGCACGCCCACGGCCTCGGGGACCGGGCGGTGCGCACCGCGTTGGACGGGTACGAGTACGCCCTGCGGGCGACCGGGCGGCGCGACCCGCGGAACGCCATCGCGCACCTCCAGCTCGTCGACCCGGCGGACCTGCGGCGCTTCGCGCGGCTCGGCGTGGCCGCCTGCATGCAGCTCCAGTGGGCCGCGAAGGACACCTGGACGATGGAGGCCCTGTTGCCGTACATCGGGCCGGAGCGGCACCGGTGGATGTACCCGGCGCGCAGCCTGGAGAAGGCGGGGGCCCGTCTGACGGGCGGCTCCGACTGGCCCGTGGACGCGCTCCAGGTGTGGAACCAGCTGCGGACGGCGATCGACCGGCAGGGCGCCCACGGCGCGGGCGAGCTGTACCGGAAGCTGGAGGGCCTCGGGCGGGAGACGGTCCTGCGGATGCACACCTCGGGGACGGCGTGGCAACTGCGCCAGGAGGCCCTGACGGGCACGGTCGAAGCGGGCAGGGCGGCGGACCTGGTGCTGCTGGACCGGGACGTGACCCGCTGCCCGGTGGCCGACATCAGCGGAACGGGCGTACGGATGACACTGGTCGGGGGGCGTGTCGTGCACGACGCGGACTCCTCGGCGGGCCGGGCGTCCGCGGCGCGGGCCTCGCGTGCGCGGACCGCGCCGCGCCCGGCCTCGTACGCGGCGGTGCACGGCGGCCGGCACCACGCCTGCGGGCACTGA